The nucleotide window ACTCGCCGGACCGTGTCCGGCGGGTCCGGGCCGCATGATCAGCAACGTGAGGTCGGCTCGCCGATGCCAGCCGCCGCGCATCGCCAGGGCTACGGCGACCCGATCGCCGTCGGGCACGACCATCAGGTCCGGCGTGACGGCGTCGACGATGGAGTTCAACAACGCGACGCACTGGCCCACCGGTTCGTCCGTCACCATGAGCCGCAGCCGGTCTGCCGACCGGCCGAGGAACTCGTCGAACGCCGCACTGTCGATCGCAGCCCGGGTCGTCGCGAGCACGGGACGGTCGCCGTCGGCGAGAATACGGTCGACGACCAGCCCGGCGTACATCAGCCGATGGCCGGCTGGACTGGGTTCGTAGACGACGACGGTGCGGTCCACTCGATCAGCCTACGAGTGAGGCCTTCTCTGCCTCCACCATCAGGGCGGCCAGCTGTGGCGGCAGCACGGTGGGCTGCCAACCCAGCAGTTCCTGCGCCTTCGACGGGTCACCGATCAGGGCGTCCACCTCGGTAGGCCGTACGTAGCGCTCGTCGAATCGGACGTGGTCCGTCCAGTCCAAGCCGACCGCGTCGAAGCAGAACTGCGCGAAATCACGGACGCTGTAGGCGGTCCCGGTCGCCAGCACGTAGTCACTCGGTTCGTCGTGCTGCAGCATCCGCCACATCCCGTCCACGTATTCCTTCGCGTAGCCCCAGTCACGCACCGCATCGAGATTGCCCAGATACAGATACTCCTGCTTGCCCGCGGCAATTCTCGCCGCTGCCATCGCAATCTTGCGCGTGACGAACGTCTCGCCGCGGCGCGGGCTCTCGTGATTGAACAGAATGCCGTTGACAGCGAACATCCCGTACGCCTCGCGGTAGTTCCGGGTCATCCAGTAGCTGTACACCTTCGCTGCGCCATATGGGCTACGCGGGTAGAACGGCGTCGTCTCGCTCTGCGGCGGCGGGGTCGCACCGAACATCTCCGACGAACTGGCCTGGTAGAAGCGGCACTGCAGCCCGATCATCCGGATCGCCTCGAGCAACCGGGTCGTCCCGACACCGGTCGTGAGGCCGGTGAACTCAGGTTCGTCGAACGAGACCCGGACGTGGCTCTGCGCGGCGAGGTGGTAGACCTCCGCGGGCTGGATCTTCTCCAGCAGGGTGACCAGCCGCGAGCCGTCGGTGAGGTCGGCGTAGTGCAGGAAGAGCCGGGCCTGCGGGTCGTGAGGGTCCTGGTAGAGGTGATCGATTCGCGCGGTGTTGAACGTCGACGCCCGGCGGATCACGCCGTGTACCTCGTAACCCTTTTGCAGTAGCAGTTCGGCGAGGTAGGACCCGTCTTGCCCGGTGATGCCGGTGATGAGCGCTCGCTTTGCTGCCACTGGCGTCCCCTCGTGCGATGGCTGCGACCGAACCAGCGAAGGCACGGCCCCGTGTCGTCTCGCGCCCTAGGGTAGGGCCCAACGGACCGAGACTCCCAGTCGCTCACCTGCTGTTCACGAGGGGGAAACATTGTCCGACGGAGGCACTGTTGCCGATGTCACTCGCGGCGACCGCAGCACTGCCGATACCGGGCTGTCAGGCCGCTCCGACCCCAGTGCGGTGGAGGCCACGACAGCTGATGCCTCACCGGTCAGCGCGCCGCCGGGTTCCCTACAACGAACGCAAAAGGTCTACATCGCAGGGCATCACGGGCTCGTCGGCTCCGCGATCTGGCGACACTTCACCGCCGCCGGCTTCACCGACCTCGTCGGTTGGCGCTCGAGCGAGGTCGACCTGCGTGACCGGGACGCCGCGCGTGACGCGATCACGACGGCGGCTCCGGACGTCGTGGTGATGTCGGCGGCCAGGGTAGGTGGAATTCTCGCAAACGACCGCTATCCGGTTGATTTCCTGGCCGACAACGTCCGGATACAGACCAATGTGTTCGAGGCGGCTCACGCCTGCGGTGTCGAGCGCCTGATCTTCCTTGGATCGTCCTGCATCTATCCGAAGCTGGCCGCGCAGCCGCTGCGCGAGGATGCCTTGC belongs to Actinomycetota bacterium and includes:
- the gmd gene encoding GDP-mannose 4,6-dehydratase; the encoded protein is MAAKRALITGITGQDGSYLAELLLQKGYEVHGVIRRASTFNTARIDHLYQDPHDPQARLFLHYADLTDGSRLVTLLEKIQPAEVYHLAAQSHVRVSFDEPEFTGLTTGVGTTRLLEAIRMIGLQCRFYQASSSEMFGATPPPQSETTPFYPRSPYGAAKVYSYWMTRNYREAYGMFAVNGILFNHESPRRGETFVTRKIAMAAARIAAGKQEYLYLGNLDAVRDWGYAKEYVDGMWRMLQHDEPSDYVLATGTAYSVRDFAQFCFDAVGLDWTDHVRFDERYVRPTEVDALIGDPSKAQELLGWQPTVLPPQLAALMVEAEKASLVG